A region of Granulicella aggregans DNA encodes the following proteins:
- a CDS encoding RidA family protein, whose translation MSRIDDRLRELGLTLPPPLRIPSGVKLPFNFVHVVGTRALFSGHGPQAADGAIAQPVGKVGRELTPEEGYVAARLTGLAILGSLSRALGDLDRIKGWTRVFGMVNSAPGFNQQPGVINGFSDLILEVFGPEIGAHSRSAVGMAELPFNIPVEIEGEVEI comes from the coding sequence ATGTCTCGAATCGACGACCGGCTTCGCGAACTGGGTCTTACGCTGCCGCCACCCCTCCGGATTCCCAGCGGCGTTAAGCTTCCCTTCAACTTCGTCCACGTGGTGGGTACTCGAGCTCTCTTCTCCGGCCACGGACCGCAAGCCGCCGATGGAGCAATCGCGCAGCCTGTCGGCAAAGTTGGCCGCGAGCTAACGCCGGAAGAGGGATACGTTGCGGCTCGGCTAACCGGCCTGGCAATTCTCGGCAGTCTGAGCCGTGCGCTCGGAGACCTGGACAGAATCAAGGGGTGGACGCGCGTCTTCGGGATGGTCAACTCCGCCCCCGGCTTCAATCAGCAACCGGGCGTCATCAACGGATTCTCTGACCTCATCCTGGAGGTCTTTGGTCCGGAGATCGGTGCCCATAGCCGCAGCGCTGTAGGTATGGCCGAACTACCCTTCAATATTCCGGTAGAGATTGAGGGCGAGGTCGAGATTTGA
- a CDS encoding DNA polymerase III subunit, whose product MALPSTFNDFIGNALAVEHLRTAIAAGRLPHSLILSGPSGAGKYTLALMLAMAVECDRQPRDLWSNGQSLASFCGVCANCTRIASAAGLEEQVEAAVAAREELRETDKKETRVLVQPHPDVLIIPPDPPQLLIKLGQVRTLIQRSHYLPSEAPRKIFILTAANFMKEAANSLLKVLEEPPDTVHIIILAENPGELLPTIRSRCGTVRLGALPVEEIEMLLADRRPEIQPAQRLLVARLAQGAAGKALGFDLAAYTAARADALIFIRDAAASASGSADADHTVLFRMTETYRAGAEGQQKTTALLRSLSLLLEDLLLLSAGTPELVRNTDLRPELERLAATLSFRWIEQASRGLDQVQSGMRRNLLRNLSLDAFATQLAQT is encoded by the coding sequence GTGGCTTTGCCTTCTACATTCAACGACTTTATCGGCAACGCGCTTGCTGTGGAACACCTGCGTACAGCCATCGCGGCGGGGCGGCTGCCTCACTCGCTGATTCTCTCCGGACCGAGCGGCGCGGGCAAGTACACGCTGGCCCTGATGCTGGCCATGGCGGTAGAGTGCGATCGCCAGCCCCGCGATCTCTGGTCGAACGGCCAATCGCTGGCCAGCTTCTGCGGAGTCTGCGCGAACTGCACCCGCATTGCATCGGCCGCAGGTCTTGAAGAGCAGGTGGAGGCAGCGGTCGCTGCCCGTGAAGAGCTGCGCGAGACCGACAAGAAAGAGACACGGGTTCTAGTTCAGCCGCATCCCGACGTGCTCATCATCCCCCCCGATCCTCCGCAGCTTCTCATCAAGCTGGGGCAGGTGCGGACGCTGATCCAGCGATCGCACTACCTGCCGAGCGAGGCTCCGCGAAAGATCTTCATCCTTACGGCGGCAAACTTCATGAAGGAGGCGGCAAACTCACTGCTGAAAGTTCTTGAGGAGCCGCCGGACACGGTCCACATCATCATCCTCGCGGAAAATCCGGGAGAGCTGCTTCCGACGATCCGCTCCCGCTGCGGGACCGTGCGGCTGGGAGCACTGCCTGTGGAAGAGATCGAGATGCTGCTGGCCGACCGGCGCCCCGAGATTCAACCGGCTCAGCGCCTCCTCGTCGCGCGGCTCGCCCAGGGCGCAGCAGGCAAGGCGCTCGGCTTCGATCTCGCCGCGTATACCGCAGCCCGTGCAGACGCCTTGATCTTCATCCGCGACGCCGCCGCGAGCGCCTCCGGCAGCGCAGATGCCGACCACACCGTCCTCTTCCGCATGACCGAGACCTATCGCGCCGGGGCTGAAGGTCAGCAGAAGACGACTGCCCTGTTGCGATCGCTCTCTTTGCTGTTGGAAGATCTGCTGTTGCTGAGCGCGGGAACTCCGGAACTGGTGCGCAACACGGACCTTCGGCCGGAGTTGGAGCGGCTTGCGGCGACGCTGTCCTTTCGCTGGATCGAACAGGCGAGCCGGGGCCTCGACCAGGTCCAGTCCGGAATGCGCCGAAACCTGCTGCGAAACCTGTCGCTCGACGCCTTTGCGACACAGCTGGCTCAGACCTAG
- a CDS encoding VWA domain-containing protein — protein sequence MGQFQLITVVALLCGQMVWAQETSATDAAAQSGAEPPQAVTTINVRSTLVVVPALVRTKSGALVYTLKAKDFTLTDNGVEQKLTLEDDAGAQPLALLVVVETGGAGGRQLDNYRTLPTMLDGLIGGVPHKVGVVAFDSHPELVQKFTPHMDRVEVALNNLEAGDPKAATLDALAFAVKILSVQPPEYRRAILLLSETVDHGSSTTLAEALRAVSDTNTVIYSAAFSSTRSDAKNEAKKFSQPDTPGPPGGCMAKDPEADPDIPENEVAKAFECLNVLIPPIRVAKLAILAGIHGLSRNTPETVAHLTGGEYYKFDNVKSLEKDLGTISNHLPNRYMLSFHPQSPEPGIHALELSLKDYPDLKVTARSSYWLERENESKP from the coding sequence ATGGGGCAGTTCCAGCTGATTACCGTGGTGGCTTTGCTTTGTGGACAGATGGTTTGGGCCCAGGAGACTTCGGCAACCGACGCTGCGGCGCAGTCAGGCGCAGAGCCGCCACAAGCCGTGACGACAATCAATGTGCGGTCCACGCTGGTGGTGGTTCCGGCTTTGGTGAGGACGAAGTCAGGAGCGCTTGTCTATACGCTGAAGGCGAAGGACTTCACGCTGACCGACAACGGAGTAGAACAGAAGCTGACGCTCGAAGACGATGCCGGGGCGCAGCCGCTCGCACTGCTGGTGGTCGTCGAGACCGGTGGTGCCGGTGGGCGGCAGCTCGACAACTATCGAACGCTACCTACGATGCTCGACGGGCTGATTGGCGGGGTGCCGCACAAGGTCGGGGTGGTCGCGTTCGACAGCCATCCCGAGCTGGTGCAAAAGTTCACGCCGCACATGGACCGTGTCGAAGTTGCGTTGAATAATCTGGAAGCTGGAGATCCAAAGGCGGCCACCCTGGACGCGCTGGCGTTCGCAGTGAAGATCTTGAGTGTGCAGCCGCCGGAGTATCGGCGGGCGATTCTGCTGCTTAGCGAGACCGTGGATCATGGCAGCTCGACAACTCTTGCCGAGGCGCTGCGCGCGGTGAGCGATACGAATACCGTGATCTATAGCGCGGCGTTTTCGAGTACACGTTCGGACGCGAAGAATGAAGCGAAGAAGTTCAGCCAGCCGGATACTCCGGGACCGCCAGGCGGATGCATGGCGAAGGACCCCGAGGCTGACCCCGATATCCCGGAGAATGAAGTCGCGAAGGCGTTTGAGTGTCTGAACGTCCTGATCCCACCGATACGGGTTGCGAAGTTGGCCATCCTGGCGGGTATTCACGGCCTCAGCCGCAACACACCGGAGACGGTGGCCCATCTGACCGGCGGAGAGTACTACAAGTTCGACAACGTGAAGTCGCTGGAGAAGGACCTGGGGACGATCTCGAATCACCTTCCAAACCGGTATATGTTGAGCTTTCATCCGCAGTCGCCGGAGCCCGGGATTCACGCGCTGGAGCTGAGTCTGAAGGAC
- a CDS encoding amidohydrolase family protein: MVEIIDSHHHLWRYTTEDYGWIGPQMQVLKRDFLPEDLSREMAAAQVHGSVAVQARQTIEETRWLLDLAAQNPALRGVVGWLPIVHGDLPLQLSDLGDIANLKGLRHVIQDEPDENFILRDDFNVGIASLLGTGLVYDILIHERHLPQAAIFVSQHPKQAFVLDHLAKPKIAAAEIEPWRSNLFALAAHPNVFCKLSGLVTEADWERWTLADLRPYLDAAIVAFGPERLMAGSDWPVCLLASGYTRWWETLRGWMKDFDVQHQEAILGQTAQRVYRL, encoded by the coding sequence ATGGTAGAGATCATCGACTCTCACCACCATCTATGGCGTTACACCACTGAAGACTACGGCTGGATCGGCCCTCAAATGCAGGTGCTGAAGCGCGACTTCCTGCCCGAAGATCTCTCGCGCGAGATGGCCGCAGCGCAGGTTCACGGCTCGGTCGCCGTCCAGGCTCGTCAGACCATCGAAGAGACCCGCTGGCTTCTTGATCTCGCCGCACAGAACCCCGCCCTCCGGGGCGTCGTCGGCTGGCTGCCCATCGTTCACGGTGACCTCCCTTTACAGCTCTCCGATCTCGGCGATATCGCAAACTTGAAGGGACTACGGCACGTCATTCAGGACGAGCCCGATGAGAACTTCATTCTGCGCGACGACTTCAACGTCGGCATCGCATCGCTGCTCGGCACCGGTCTCGTCTACGACATCCTGATCCACGAGCGCCACCTGCCTCAGGCAGCTATCTTCGTGTCACAGCATCCGAAGCAGGCCTTCGTCCTCGACCACCTCGCCAAGCCGAAGATCGCCGCAGCGGAGATCGAGCCATGGCGCAGCAATCTCTTTGCCCTCGCCGCTCACCCCAATGTCTTCTGCAAACTCTCCGGCCTGGTCACCGAAGCCGATTGGGAGAGATGGACCTTAGCAGACCTGCGGCCCTACCTCGACGCCGCAATAGTGGCCTTTGGCCCCGAACGACTCATGGCCGGGTCCGACTGGCCCGTATGCCTCCTCGCCAGCGGATACACGCGCTGGTGGGAGACACTCCGAGGATGGATGAAAGACTTCGACGTGCAGCATCAGGAAGCGATCCTCGGTCAGACCGCGCAGCGTGTCTATCGCCTCTAG
- a CDS encoding serine protease: MALLLASFLEICGCNPVRSCEQLRATRLSAIPWETLLEQCARCLSARELLILRQAQETSVVYGVANTLLHDATVEESLGEVHGPSFDGPPAGDLDARVIHRDAGEDTSESITDAKPIAWPISESVLFLYASAPVPGETAQRIGTGFILKLPQESTGNARFLVTARHVVDPEWARCGRPNPQSITVRLTRRAGGISYRTLLLERDQVRQFLTSPDPATDLALIPLSHKEVADLDDFKLADTAIDTLPTESELSTLHEAQEIATVGVAPPEFFRLMDFPISESGMITSLDEGAHVPVRCALESPAKSIRIWLINANVEGGLSGAPVYAAFARGPHHVSTPLLVGIQAVVWHDRGEAGITPVAALIEILKMRRAGVQLAVSDREAPPG; this comes from the coding sequence ATGGCGCTGCTACTCGCGTCGTTCCTGGAGATCTGCGGATGCAACCCGGTTCGAAGTTGCGAGCAACTCCGCGCGACACGACTCTCCGCGATCCCATGGGAGACGCTCCTCGAACAGTGTGCGCGATGTTTGTCCGCCCGGGAGTTGCTGATTCTGCGACAGGCTCAGGAGACGAGCGTTGTTTACGGCGTTGCGAACACGCTGCTCCATGACGCGACGGTCGAGGAGAGCCTTGGCGAAGTGCATGGGCCTTCGTTCGACGGCCCTCCTGCGGGGGATCTCGATGCCCGGGTGATCCATCGCGACGCGGGCGAGGACACCTCTGAGTCCATCACGGATGCGAAGCCCATCGCGTGGCCGATCTCCGAGTCCGTGCTCTTTCTCTATGCGTCAGCACCTGTTCCTGGCGAAACCGCACAGCGGATCGGAACTGGCTTTATTCTGAAGCTTCCCCAGGAGAGCACCGGCAATGCAAGGTTTCTGGTCACAGCGCGGCACGTGGTCGACCCCGAGTGGGCGAGGTGCGGGCGGCCGAACCCGCAGAGCATCACCGTCCGTTTGACTCGGAGGGCAGGCGGCATCAGCTATCGGACTCTGCTGCTGGAGCGAGACCAGGTCCGTCAGTTCCTGACCAGCCCCGACCCGGCGACCGATCTGGCTTTGATTCCACTGAGTCACAAAGAAGTGGCCGACCTGGATGACTTCAAGCTGGCCGACACAGCGATCGATACCCTTCCCACGGAGAGCGAGTTGAGCACGCTGCACGAAGCTCAGGAGATCGCCACCGTGGGCGTGGCGCCGCCAGAGTTCTTTAGGCTGATGGACTTTCCGATCTCGGAGTCCGGCATGATCACCTCCCTGGATGAGGGTGCGCACGTGCCGGTGAGATGCGCACTTGAGTCCCCTGCGAAGTCGATTCGGATCTGGCTCATCAATGCGAATGTAGAAGGCGGTTTGAGCGGGGCACCGGTCTATGCTGCATTCGCAAGAGGTCCGCATCACGTCTCGACTCCCTTGCTGGTAGGGATCCAGGCGGTCGTTTGGCACGACCGAGGCGAGGCGGGTATCACACCGGTGGCCGCGCTCATCGAGATCCTCAAAATGCGGCGTGCCGGGGTCCAATTGGCTGTGAGTGATCGAGAAGCACCGCCGGGATGA